A portion of the Algisphaera agarilytica genome contains these proteins:
- a CDS encoding carbohydrate ABC transporter permease, with protein MTTLPSQPAPPDSDAPAKPAPRRNKWLNKSKTYVFLYALLLPTLLSMGVFGYYPKVDVLFKSVYRWTPGSILEYVGSKNYLDAFADPIFWQSFKVVAIMLVANLFKMWPGIIVAIALHRLLSDRWRYIYQVCFVIPMVVPMMVWLLVWKSFFDPDFGILNKLLNLTGVMPILGWMDGTNVPQQAEAVTSVTAAGTTVVETVEYETYTGAMPIIAGWLDPILNGFYRVNEIGQPILYETANGLQPQLIFPGIQQIFGGVWAMMLVGGVCLTLMAQRLDHKQRWVGYGLVLLMAGLMPWLAVNALGSMAGAILSLAIFIGLIIGMARTLGAGWVIWPFLLLYGIWACHGEPVWRLPVMMGAAIGFSELVSAKTSRLIGPEILRWVGILLLTVGGLMICFGLIWTEPTNQFTGGRPAWLGNQDLILPALILWGFPWVGTVGVLIYLAGLQQISTDVYEAAQLDGVGPIGKLFKIELPLIMTQVRINLIMMTIGTLTGYEFYFILLGPEGGPGNVGMVPGLYMFKSAFFDMRYGYACALGMVLFVVILLLTIVYQKYVKVDK; from the coding sequence ATGACCACACTCCCCTCCCAACCCGCGCCGCCCGACTCCGACGCGCCCGCCAAACCGGCGCCGCGTCGCAACAAGTGGCTCAATAAATCCAAGACCTACGTCTTCCTCTATGCGTTGCTGCTGCCCACGCTGCTGAGCATGGGCGTGTTCGGCTACTACCCCAAGGTCGACGTGCTGTTCAAGTCCGTCTACCGCTGGACGCCGGGCAGCATCCTGGAATACGTCGGCAGCAAGAACTACCTCGACGCGTTTGCCGACCCGATCTTCTGGCAGTCGTTCAAAGTCGTGGCCATCATGCTGGTGGCCAACCTCTTCAAGATGTGGCCGGGCATCATCGTGGCGATCGCGCTGCACCGGCTGCTGAGCGACCGCTGGCGGTACATCTATCAGGTGTGTTTCGTGATCCCGATGGTCGTGCCGATGATGGTGTGGCTGCTGGTGTGGAAGAGCTTCTTCGACCCGGACTTCGGCATCCTGAACAAGCTGTTGAACCTGACCGGCGTGATGCCGATCCTGGGCTGGATGGACGGGACGAATGTCCCACAACAAGCCGAAGCGGTGACCTCGGTAACCGCTGCAGGCACGACTGTTGTCGAAACGGTCGAATACGAAACCTATACAGGCGCCATGCCAATCATCGCGGGTTGGTTAGACCCGATACTGAACGGCTTCTACCGGGTGAATGAAATCGGCCAGCCCATCCTCTACGAAACCGCGAACGGATTACAGCCACAGCTCATTTTCCCGGGTATCCAGCAGATCTTCGGCGGGGTCTGGGCGATGATGCTCGTGGGCGGGGTCTGCCTCACGCTCATGGCCCAACGCCTGGACCACAAGCAACGCTGGGTCGGCTACGGCCTGGTGCTGCTGATGGCGGGGCTCATGCCCTGGCTCGCGGTTAACGCGCTGGGCAGCATGGCCGGGGCCATCCTCTCGCTGGCGATCTTCATCGGACTGATCATCGGGATGGCCCGGACGCTGGGTGCGGGCTGGGTGATCTGGCCGTTCCTCCTGCTCTACGGCATCTGGGCCTGCCACGGCGAGCCGGTCTGGCGTCTGCCGGTCATGATGGGCGCGGCGATCGGGTTCAGCGAACTGGTCAGCGCCAAGACCAGCCGACTGATCGGCCCCGAGATCCTCCGCTGGGTCGGCATCCTGTTGCTGACCGTGGGCGGCCTCATGATCTGCTTCGGCCTGATCTGGACCGAGCCCACCAACCAGTTCACCGGCGGCCGACCCGCGTGGCTGGGCAACCAGGACCTCATCCTCCCCGCCCTGATCCTCTGGGGCTTCCCTTGGGTCGGCACCGTGGGCGTGCTCATCTACCTCGCCGGCCTGCAGCAGATATCCACCGACGTGTACGAAGCCGCCCAGCTCGACGGCGTCGGCCCCATCGGCAAGCTGTTCAAAATCGAACTGCCCCTCATCATGACCCAGGTGCGGATCAACCTGATCATGATGACCATCGGCACCCTCACCGGCTACGAGTTCTACTTCATCCTGCTCGGCCCCGAGGGCGGCCCCGGCAACGTCGGCATGGTGCCCGGCCTCTACATGTTCAAGTCGGCGTTCTTCGACATGCGATACGGCTACGCCTGTGCCCTGGGCATGGTGCTGTTCGTCGTCATCCTGCTGCTGACCATCGTCTATCAGAAGTACGTGAAGGTGGATAAATAA
- a CDS encoding methyltransferase domain-containing protein, with translation MIYFSFFVLFLVVLLIVLHEISYKLVKTRILRMRKWDLNICCGHSDGGGLNVDIFQHDPGPGNFQKIDDIYSLPFDDKQFEHTLCSHTIEHVDDPEAFFAELRRVSKNVTIVVPPLWDPAAVFNVFEHRHIFLNVRKMFVNELPPYVKLPMAETIQERLGQKIRG, from the coding sequence ATGATCTACTTCTCGTTCTTCGTGCTGTTCTTGGTGGTCCTGCTGATCGTGCTCCACGAGATCAGCTACAAGCTGGTCAAGACCCGCATCCTCCGCATGCGGAAGTGGGACCTCAACATCTGCTGCGGCCACTCCGACGGCGGCGGGCTCAACGTCGACATCTTCCAGCACGACCCCGGCCCGGGGAACTTCCAGAAGATCGACGACATCTACAGCCTGCCCTTCGACGACAAGCAGTTCGAGCACACCCTCTGCTCGCACACCATCGAGCACGTGGACGACCCCGAGGCGTTCTTCGCGGAGCTGCGTCGGGTGAGCAAGAACGTCACGATCGTGGTGCCGCCGCTGTGGGACCCCGCTGCGGTCTTCAACGTCTTTGAGCACCGCCACATCTTCCTGAACGTCCGCAAGATGTTCGTCAACGAGCTGCCGCCGTACGTGAAACTGCCGATGGCCGAGACGATTCAGGAACGCCTAGGCCAGAAGATCCGCGGCTGA
- a CDS encoding glutamate-5-semialdehyde dehydrogenase, which yields MTTATPTADTTDVPAYCLGLAQAARAAGLAMATVPGSVRDDALRYTADALVAATETLKAANAKDLEAGRANGLASAMLDRLELNDDRIANMADAVRQIADQPDPVGRILEGRVLSNGIRLEKVRVPLGTVLIIFESRPNVTCDAAALCLKSGNAAILRGGKEALHSNAAIAACVKQGLDKAGVPADAVQLVGTTDRSAVGELLKLDELIDVCIPRGGESLIRAVVEQSRIPVIKHYTGNCHVYVDATADHDMAVDICLNAKTQRTGVCNATETILFHQDCVANGLVRKVGEALLAKGVELRADTRSMSELPDSRPAEESDWSAEYLDMIVALRVVDSLDDAVAHINRYGSKHTDAILTTDLAASNRFVQSVDTANVMVNCSTRFSDGQQYGLGAEIGISTDKLHSRGPMGAEDLTTYKWVARGDGQVRG from the coding sequence ATGACCACCGCCACCCCCACCGCCGACACCACCGACGTGCCCGCCTACTGCCTGGGCTTGGCCCAAGCCGCCCGCGCTGCGGGCCTCGCGATGGCCACCGTGCCCGGCAGCGTCCGCGACGACGCCCTGCGCTACACCGCCGACGCCCTGGTCGCCGCGACCGAAACGCTCAAGGCCGCCAACGCCAAGGACCTCGAAGCCGGCCGCGCCAACGGCCTGGCCTCGGCCATGCTCGACCGCCTCGAGCTCAACGACGACCGTATCGCCAACATGGCCGACGCCGTCCGCCAGATCGCCGACCAGCCCGACCCCGTCGGCCGCATCCTCGAGGGCCGGGTCCTGTCCAACGGCATCCGCCTGGAGAAAGTCCGCGTGCCCCTGGGCACCGTGCTGATCATCTTCGAGTCTCGCCCCAACGTGACCTGCGACGCCGCCGCCCTCTGCCTCAAGTCCGGCAACGCCGCGATCCTCCGCGGCGGCAAGGAAGCCCTGCACTCCAACGCTGCGATCGCCGCGTGCGTCAAGCAAGGCCTCGATAAAGCCGGCGTTCCCGCAGACGCCGTGCAACTCGTCGGCACCACCGACCGTTCCGCCGTGGGCGAACTGCTCAAGCTCGACGAACTGATCGACGTCTGCATCCCCCGGGGCGGCGAGTCGCTGATCCGCGCCGTGGTCGAGCAGTCGCGCATCCCCGTCATCAAGCACTACACGGGCAACTGCCACGTCTACGTCGACGCCACCGCCGACCACGACATGGCCGTGGACATCTGCCTCAACGCCAAGACCCAGCGTACTGGCGTCTGCAACGCCACCGAGACCATCCTCTTCCACCAGGACTGCGTCGCGAACGGCCTGGTCCGCAAGGTCGGCGAAGCCCTGCTGGCCAAGGGCGTCGAGCTCCGCGCCGACACCCGCAGCATGAGCGAGCTGCCCGACTCCCGGCCCGCCGAGGAGTCCGACTGGTCGGCCGAGTACCTCGACATGATCGTCGCACTCCGCGTGGTCGATTCGCTCGATGACGCGGTCGCCCACATCAACCGCTACGGCAGCAAGCACACCGACGCCATCCTCACCACCGACCTCGCCGCGTCGAACCGCTTCGTGCAGTCCGTCGACACCGCCAACGTGATGGTCAACTGCTCCACCCGCTTCTCCGACGGCCAGCAGTACGGCCTGGGCGCCGAGATCGGCATCTCCACCGACAAACTCCACAGCCGCGGCCCCATGGGTGCCGAAGACCTGACGACCTACAAATGGGTCGCCCGGGGCGACGGGCAAGTGCGGGGGTGA
- a CDS encoding HAD-IA family hydrolase has product MDSTPQPQNPKPEIDLVMFDLGRVLLRIADDWDHAALLANLPELAGLTGDLSTKAARGSHHPLAELFDHFETGKVTVVEFFATAAKLADVKVDEVRRVTEAVLIEAFPGAIALLDRLSLEPVKVGCLSNTNAHHWQMFTSREHAAYLPIELFDYPLGSQIVGLAKPDPAIYQYVEDGTEIPPANILFFDDLQENIDAALARGWQAELVSRDTDNPIPAVIAKLEAYGVL; this is encoded by the coding sequence TTGGACTCCACACCCCAACCCCAAAACCCGAAACCCGAAATCGACCTCGTCATGTTTGACCTCGGCCGGGTGTTGCTGCGCATCGCTGACGACTGGGACCACGCCGCCCTGCTCGCGAACCTGCCCGAGTTGGCGGGCCTCACGGGCGACCTGTCGACCAAGGCTGCGCGCGGCAGCCACCACCCGCTCGCCGAGCTGTTCGACCACTTTGAGACCGGCAAGGTCACCGTCGTCGAGTTCTTCGCCACCGCCGCCAAGCTTGCTGATGTGAAGGTGGATGAGGTTCGCCGTGTGACCGAAGCGGTGTTGATCGAGGCGTTTCCGGGCGCGATCGCGCTGCTCGACAGACTCTCGCTGGAACCGGTGAAGGTGGGGTGCCTGAGCAACACCAACGCCCACCACTGGCAGATGTTCACCAGCCGTGAGCACGCCGCGTACCTGCCGATCGAGCTGTTCGACTACCCGCTAGGCAGCCAGATCGTCGGCCTGGCCAAGCCCGACCCCGCGATCTACCAATACGTCGAAGACGGCACCGAGATCCCGCCGGCGAACATCCTGTTCTTCGACGACCTGCAGGAAAACATCGACGCCGCCCTCGCCCGCGGCTGGCAGGCCGAGCTCGTCTCCCGCGACACCGACAACCCAATCCCTGCGGTCATCGCGAAGCTCGAAGCCTATGGTGTGCTATAG
- a CDS encoding tetratricopeptide repeat protein, which produces MSYSAITDVRIGFLVAALLVVLIHPPSHSQESESLNLLLEEASKELTYFNFDLAYKLYGQAVDKAGSPGSDVWLQATFGRALSAQHRSPATRDLIEEAIEGYQSIADQAPQTPFAARSVLNLGRIDEIRDYLGDEIDLEGAREHYRRVFETWPDLDAADQAALFYAGTYFQDFKNLDGVKLGLEFLEGWITDRDDRDGASMTWEVMGQVRYHHLQDYAGAVRCFIKADDLGLTDPNGAGVLYWQLGQAAQNELDDLPTAIRYYQKIITDAPRSGRAFNAQLALEDLQEKRPDLNIEIPEVQLFLAKPEELLENEDNASGETGDTP; this is translated from the coding sequence ATGTCGTATTCAGCCATCACTGATGTTCGGATCGGCTTCCTGGTTGCAGCGCTGCTTGTCGTACTCATTCACCCGCCAAGCCATAGCCAGGAAAGCGAGTCACTCAACCTTCTTCTTGAAGAAGCGTCGAAAGAGTTGACCTATTTCAATTTCGATTTGGCGTACAAGCTCTACGGCCAGGCCGTGGACAAAGCCGGCAGCCCGGGTTCGGACGTGTGGCTTCAAGCGACGTTCGGCCGAGCGCTCTCGGCCCAACACCGATCGCCCGCCACACGCGATCTGATCGAAGAAGCGATCGAGGGCTACCAATCCATCGCGGACCAGGCGCCCCAGACGCCCTTCGCGGCCCGCAGTGTGTTGAACCTCGGGCGGATCGACGAGATCCGCGACTACCTCGGCGACGAGATCGATCTCGAAGGCGCACGCGAACACTACCGCCGGGTCTTCGAAACCTGGCCCGACCTGGACGCCGCGGATCAGGCCGCGTTGTTTTACGCGGGCACCTACTTCCAGGACTTCAAGAACCTCGACGGCGTGAAGCTCGGCCTGGAGTTTCTCGAGGGCTGGATCACCGACCGCGACGACCGCGACGGCGCCTCGATGACCTGGGAAGTCATGGGCCAGGTGCGTTACCACCACCTGCAAGACTACGCGGGCGCCGTCCGCTGCTTCATCAAGGCAGACGATCTGGGGCTCACCGACCCGAACGGCGCGGGCGTGCTTTACTGGCAACTCGGCCAGGCCGCGCAGAACGAGCTCGACGATCTGCCGACCGCGATCCGCTACTACCAGAAGATCATCACCGACGCCCCCCGCAGCGGCCGCGCGTTTAACGCTCAGCTCGCCCTCGAAGACCTGCAGGAAAAACGGCCCGACCTCAACATCGAGATCCCCGAGGTGCAGCTCTTCCTCGCCAAGCCCGAGGAACTCCTGGAGAACGAGGACAACGCTTCCGGTGAGACGGGGGACACGCCATGA
- a CDS encoding phosphoribosylformylglycinamidine synthase subunit PurS, whose amino-acid sequence MTALDHAVSPATRRVLRVEIRPKPGEIDAHGHATLGLAQTHLGPAVTAAHTTAVFLIEAPLTDEQSQQVAGELLSDPVNQVAVIGAEDAAPGSAVAEVHYLPGVMDPVAESTQDAIREMLPSLGKDEVQVRTGTRFDFETSSPIDDAKLRAFAESQLANTVVQSVHLEHYHPAEFVHGTPYDFNLTHIPIRDLDDAALEVMSREAHLFLSLDEMREIQNYYRDAGREPTDVELETLAQTWSEHCVHKTLKSTVSYTGSSESLDIFRGKAGHEVNDDGTVTIHNLLKTTVAAATFDLKDKWKGTDREDWLVSVFDDNAGIVKFDDTDGVAIKVETHNHPSALEPYGGAATGIGGCIRDIMGTGLAAKPIANTDTFCVAFPDADPEDLPNGVIHPKRTLQRVVDGVRDYGNRMGIPTVNGAVYFHDDFVANPLVYAGCVGIIPLDKCFGTAQPGDRIIILGGATGRDGIHGATFSSAELTDTHADEFSHAVQIGNAITEKKTLDVILQARDYVDPQTNEARCLFTAISDCGAGGFSSAVGEMAEKVGAKVTLDTAPTKYDGLTYTEVWISEAQERMPLAVPAENVEALRQLAEAEDVPFCDLGEFGYEEDGVPTLQLTWHGQEVGKLAMPFMHDGIPTPTRQATWPAATSDESAVNSDEWKGNASAALGTVHSSLVTLLSHPNLASKHWIIRQYDHEVQAGSVVKPLVGPGQDGPSDGAVLRPKLDSNKGVSLSNGLAPYLSEKATADGTATDGDSYWATLAALDEAVRNAVCVGADPRHLAILDNFCWPRCDDPAQLGSLVRAAEACYDGAMAYETPFVSGKDSLSNQFTTEDGKLITIPPTMLISAMGMVDDITKARTMDAKAAGNALLVVGNTTPNLGGSHLAACGLAPATADRRIPRVDLEAGPKHAAAVAALIDQRLVASAHDCSEGGLLPAAAEMAFAGRIGLDLDLTNLPAASGTELDLTAKCFAETPSRYLLEIEPGKLDAAIKSLRDAGIPFAQVGTFTNHDDLTLRTADQGQLFAASLDELREAWLKPLDW is encoded by the coding sequence ATGACCGCCCTCGATCACGCCGTTTCTCCCGCCACCCGCCGTGTCCTCCGCGTTGAAATCCGCCCCAAACCCGGCGAAATCGACGCCCACGGCCACGCCACGCTGGGCCTCGCCCAGACCCACCTCGGCCCCGCCGTCACCGCCGCCCACACCACCGCGGTCTTCCTGATCGAAGCCCCGCTCACCGACGAACAGTCGCAGCAGGTCGCTGGCGAGTTGCTGTCCGACCCGGTCAACCAAGTCGCCGTGATCGGTGCCGAGGACGCCGCGCCGGGTTCCGCCGTGGCCGAGGTGCACTACCTGCCCGGCGTGATGGACCCCGTGGCCGAGTCCACCCAGGACGCCATCCGCGAGATGCTGCCCAGCCTCGGCAAGGACGAGGTCCAGGTCCGCACCGGCACCCGCTTCGACTTCGAGACCTCCTCGCCGATCGACGACGCCAAGCTCCGCGCCTTCGCCGAGTCGCAGCTCGCCAACACGGTCGTACAGTCGGTCCACCTGGAGCACTACCACCCCGCCGAGTTCGTCCACGGCACGCCCTACGACTTCAACCTCACCCACATCCCCATCCGCGACCTCGACGACGCCGCGCTCGAGGTGATGTCGCGTGAGGCCCACCTGTTCCTCTCGCTCGATGAGATGCGCGAGATCCAGAACTACTACCGCGACGCCGGCCGTGAACCCACCGACGTCGAGCTCGAGACCCTCGCCCAGACCTGGTCCGAGCACTGCGTGCACAAGACGCTCAAGTCCACCGTGTCGTACACCGGCTCGTCCGAGTCGCTGGACATCTTCCGCGGCAAGGCCGGGCACGAGGTCAACGACGACGGGACCGTCACCATCCACAACCTCCTCAAGACCACCGTCGCCGCCGCGACCTTCGACCTCAAGGACAAGTGGAAAGGCACCGACCGCGAAGACTGGCTCGTCAGCGTCTTCGACGACAACGCCGGCATCGTGAAATTCGACGACACCGACGGCGTCGCGATCAAAGTCGAAACCCACAACCACCCCTCGGCCCTCGAGCCCTACGGCGGCGCCGCCACCGGCATCGGCGGATGCATCCGCGACATCATGGGAACCGGCCTCGCCGCCAAACCCATCGCCAACACCGACACTTTCTGCGTCGCCTTCCCCGATGCCGACCCCGAAGACCTGCCCAATGGCGTGATCCATCCCAAGCGCACGCTCCAACGCGTCGTCGACGGTGTCCGTGACTACGGCAACCGCATGGGCATCCCCACCGTCAACGGTGCGGTCTACTTCCACGACGACTTCGTCGCCAACCCGCTGGTCTACGCCGGCTGCGTCGGCATCATCCCCCTCGACAAGTGCTTCGGCACCGCCCAGCCCGGCGACCGGATCATCATCCTCGGCGGCGCGACCGGCCGTGACGGCATCCACGGCGCTACGTTCAGTTCCGCCGAGCTCACCGACACCCACGCCGACGAGTTCAGCCACGCCGTGCAGATCGGCAACGCGATCACCGAGAAGAAAACCCTCGACGTCATCCTCCAGGCCCGCGACTACGTCGACCCCCAAACCAACGAAGCCCGCTGCCTGTTCACCGCGATCAGTGACTGCGGCGCAGGCGGGTTCAGCTCCGCCGTCGGCGAGATGGCCGAGAAGGTCGGCGCCAAAGTCACCCTCGACACCGCCCCGACCAAGTACGACGGCCTGACCTACACCGAGGTCTGGATCAGCGAAGCCCAGGAACGCATGCCCCTGGCCGTGCCCGCCGAGAACGTCGAAGCGCTGCGCCAGCTCGCCGAAGCCGAGGACGTGCCCTTCTGCGACCTCGGCGAATTCGGCTACGAAGAAGACGGCGTACCCACCCTCCAACTCACCTGGCACGGCCAGGAAGTCGGCAAGCTCGCCATGCCGTTCATGCACGACGGCATCCCCACGCCGACGCGCCAGGCAACGTGGCCTGCGGCCACGAGTGATGAGTCCGCAGTGAACAGTGATGAGTGGAAAGGCAACGCCTCCGCCGCACTCGGCACTGTTCACTCGTCCCTCGTCACTCTGCTATCGCACCCCAACCTCGCCAGCAAGCACTGGATCATCCGCCAGTACGACCACGAGGTCCAGGCCGGTAGCGTCGTGAAGCCGCTCGTCGGCCCCGGGCAGGACGGCCCGTCCGACGGCGCGGTGCTACGTCCCAAACTCGACTCGAACAAGGGCGTGAGCCTCAGCAACGGCCTCGCACCGTACCTCTCGGAGAAAGCCACCGCCGACGGGACCGCGACCGATGGCGATTCGTACTGGGCGACCCTCGCAGCGCTCGACGAAGCCGTACGAAATGCCGTGTGCGTCGGTGCCGACCCGCGTCACCTCGCCATCCTCGACAACTTCTGCTGGCCGCGCTGCGACGACCCGGCCCAGCTCGGGTCGCTCGTCCGCGCCGCCGAGGCGTGCTACGACGGCGCGATGGCCTACGAAACGCCCTTCGTCTCCGGCAAGGACTCGCTGTCCAACCAGTTCACCACCGAAGACGGGAAGCTCATCACCATCCCGCCGACGATGCTGATCTCGGCCATGGGCATGGTCGACGACATCACCAAGGCCCGCACGATGGACGCCAAGGCCGCGGGCAACGCGCTGCTCGTCGTCGGCAACACCACCCCGAACCTCGGCGGCTCGCACCTCGCCGCTTGCGGCCTCGCGCCCGCCACCGCCGACCGCCGCATCCCGCGCGTCGACCTCGAAGCCGGCCCGAAACACGCCGCCGCCGTCGCCGCGCTGATCGATCAGCGCCTCGTCGCCTCGGCCCACGACTGCTCCGAGGGTGGCCTACTGCCCGCCGCCGCCGAGATGGCTTTCGCCGGCCGCATCGGCCTCGATCTCGACCTCACCAACCTGCCCGCCGCATCGGGCACCGAACTCGACCTGACCGCCAAGTGTTTCGCCGAGACCCCCAGCCGCTACCTGCTGGAGATCGAGCCGGGCAAACTCGACGCCGCGATCAAGTCGCTACGCGACGCGGGCATCCCCTTCGCGCAGGTCGGCACGTTCACCAACCACGACGACCTCACCCTCCGCACCGCGGACCAGGGCCAACTCTTCGCCGCTTCGCTCGACGAGTTGCGCGAGGCTTGGCTCAAACCTCTCGACTGGTAG
- a CDS encoding O-methyltransferase, whose product MSTRSFLVQGDLADYLGPLAGSETDIQRRLSEASDRLPEAEMKSSPEAARVLAMLVKLTGARRAFEVGTFTGYSALRVAEALPDDGELVCCDVSDTWPAVGRPFWEEAGVADRIDLRIGDASQTLRTMIGAGDAGAFDFGFIDADKTGYPTYYDLGLELLRPGGLMVFDNALRHGAVARQDVQDADTVAIREVNQRAFEDEQVEAGMLLLGDGLLLVRKR is encoded by the coding sequence ATGTCTACACGCAGCTTTCTGGTTCAGGGCGATCTCGCAGACTACCTCGGCCCCTTGGCGGGGAGCGAAACCGATATTCAGCGGCGACTGAGCGAGGCATCCGACCGCCTGCCCGAGGCCGAGATGAAATCGTCCCCGGAGGCGGCGCGGGTGTTGGCGATGCTGGTCAAGCTCACCGGCGCACGGCGCGCGTTCGAGGTGGGGACGTTCACCGGCTACAGCGCGTTGCGCGTGGCCGAGGCGTTGCCCGACGACGGCGAGTTGGTCTGTTGCGATGTCAGCGATACCTGGCCCGCGGTGGGTCGGCCGTTCTGGGAAGAAGCGGGCGTGGCGGACCGCATCGACCTGCGCATCGGCGACGCGTCGCAGACACTGCGCACCATGATCGGGGCGGGCGACGCGGGGGCGTTCGACTTCGGCTTCATCGACGCGGACAAGACCGGCTACCCCACGTACTACGACCTGGGCCTGGAACTCCTCCGGCCCGGCGGGCTCATGGTGTTCGACAACGCGTTGCGCCACGGCGCGGTCGCCCGGCAAGACGTGCAGGACGCGGACACCGTTGCGATACGCGAAGTGAATCAGCGCGCCTTCGAGGACGAGCAGGTTGAAGCGGGCATGCTGCTGCTGGGGGACGGGTTGTTGTTGGTGCGGAAGCGCTAA
- a CDS encoding DUF4332 domain-containing protein has product MSYKIDEIEGIGPAKKEALAKADIATTDALLEKGADPAGRKAVAEASGLSEKEILKFCNMADLMRIKGVGEEYSELLEAAGVDTVKELKMRRADNLTAKMAEVNEGKNLVRSLPSESVVAGWIEQAGELPAVLTY; this is encoded by the coding sequence ATGAGTTACAAGATCGACGAAATCGAAGGCATCGGCCCCGCGAAAAAAGAAGCGCTGGCCAAGGCCGACATCGCCACCACCGACGCCCTGCTCGAGAAGGGTGCCGACCCCGCCGGCCGTAAAGCCGTCGCCGAGGCTTCGGGCCTGTCGGAAAAAGAAATCCTTAAGTTCTGCAACATGGCCGACCTGATGCGGATCAAGGGCGTGGGCGAGGAGTACTCCGAGCTGCTCGAAGCCGCCGGCGTCGACACCGTCAAGGAACTGAAGATGCGTCGGGCCGACAACCTCACCGCCAAGATGGCCGAGGTCAACGAAGGCAAGAACCTGGTCCGCTCGCTGCCCAGCGAAAGCGTGGTGGCCGGCTGGATCGAGCAGGCCGGCGAACTGCCCGCGGTCCTGACCTACTGA
- a CDS encoding DUF3465 domain-containing protein, which translates to MPKKPSPQTMRVLKQILLLALPLIIKALKNRKAQGGSNVTVTDRTPRVEDQAPRTKARKRESAEPLPAPADIKGTTAPAKHKPSPIADLHRRKKSDVIITDTGVIVHVLPDDNEGSRHQRFLVEVDHTDITIKVAHNIDLAPRVPAREGDRLIFKGEYEYNDLGGALHWTHHDPKKWRPGGWIEHEGKRYE; encoded by the coding sequence ATGCCCAAGAAACCCAGCCCCCAGACGATGCGCGTGCTCAAGCAGATCCTGCTGCTGGCCTTGCCGTTGATCATCAAGGCCCTCAAGAACCGCAAAGCTCAGGGCGGCAGCAACGTCACCGTGACCGACCGCACGCCGCGCGTCGAAGACCAGGCCCCGCGCACCAAGGCCCGCAAGCGTGAAAGTGCCGAGCCCCTGCCTGCCCCGGCCGACATCAAGGGCACCACCGCCCCGGCCAAACACAAGCCCTCGCCGATCGCCGACCTGCACCGCCGCAAGAAATCGGACGTGATCATCACCGACACCGGCGTCATCGTGCACGTCCTGCCGGATGACAACGAGGGCTCACGCCACCAGCGCTTCCTCGTCGAGGTCGATCACACCGACATCACGATCAAGGTCGCCCACAACATCGACCTCGCCCCCCGCGTCCCGGCCCGCGAGGGCGATCGGCTGATCTTCAAGGGCGAGTACGAATACAACGACCTGGGCGGCGCGCTGCACTGGACCCACCACGACCCCAAGAAGTGGCGCCCCGGCGGCTGGATCGAACACGAAGGCAAACGCTACGAGTAA